In a single window of the Novosphingobium sp. IK01 genome:
- a CDS encoding NAD(P)H-dependent flavin oxidoreductase — translation MSAFKGLKPILYGGREVWPLVEGGKGVSATNHMSSGAWAAAGGIGTVSAVNADSYDAEGKIVPQVYNALTRQQRHDELIRYAIDGAVEQVRRAYDMASGKGAININVLWEMGGAQAVLEGVLEKTRGLVSGVTCGAGMPYKLSEIAARFNVSYLPIVSSGRAFRALWKRAYHKVAHLMAAVVYEDPWLAGGHNGLSNAENPRQPEDPYPRVKALRDTMRAEGVSDDVPIVMAGGVWFLREWNDWIDNPELGAIAFQFGTRPLLTAESPIPQAWKDHLRTLEPGDVLLHRFSPTGFYSSAVRNPFLRALEARSERQIPYSRVEAGEHTVQLDVGVKGKNFWVTPTDLAHAREWFGAGFTQALRTPDDTVVFVTPAEREEIRKDQADCMGCLSHCGFSSWKDHDDYTTGRLADPRSFCIQKTLQDIAHGGDINQNLMFAGHAAYRFKQDPFYSNNFTPTVKQLVDRILTGD, via the coding sequence ATGTCTGCGTTCAAGGGGTTGAAGCCGATCCTCTATGGTGGCCGGGAAGTCTGGCCACTGGTGGAAGGTGGCAAGGGGGTATCTGCCACCAATCACATGAGTTCGGGCGCCTGGGCAGCGGCCGGAGGCATCGGGACAGTCAGTGCGGTCAATGCCGACAGCTACGACGCCGAAGGCAAGATCGTGCCGCAGGTCTATAATGCGCTCACCCGCCAGCAGCGCCACGATGAACTGATCCGCTATGCCATCGACGGCGCCGTCGAGCAGGTGCGCCGCGCCTATGACATGGCCAGCGGCAAGGGCGCGATCAACATCAACGTGCTGTGGGAAATGGGCGGCGCGCAGGCGGTGCTCGAAGGCGTGCTGGAAAAGACCCGTGGCCTCGTCAGCGGGGTCACCTGCGGGGCGGGCATGCCCTACAAGCTCTCGGAAATCGCTGCACGCTTCAACGTCAGCTACCTGCCGATCGTCTCTTCGGGCCGTGCGTTCCGCGCGCTGTGGAAGCGCGCCTATCACAAGGTCGCGCACCTGATGGCCGCCGTGGTCTACGAAGATCCGTGGCTGGCCGGTGGGCACAACGGCCTGTCGAATGCGGAAAATCCGCGCCAGCCCGAAGATCCCTATCCCCGCGTCAAGGCCCTGCGCGACACGATGCGCGCCGAAGGCGTGAGCGATGACGTGCCGATCGTGATGGCGGGCGGGGTGTGGTTCCTGCGCGAATGGAACGACTGGATCGACAACCCCGAACTGGGCGCGATCGCCTTCCAGTTCGGCACGCGTCCGCTGCTCACCGCCGAAAGCCCCATTCCGCAGGCGTGGAAAGACCATCTGCGCACGCTCGAACCGGGCGACGTGCTGCTCCACCGCTTCTCGCCGACGGGCTTCTATTCCTCGGCGGTGCGCAATCCGTTCCTGCGCGCGCTCGAAGCGCGTTCGGAGCGCCAGATTCCCTATTCGCGGGTCGAGGCGGGCGAACATACCGTCCAGCTCGATGTCGGGGTCAAGGGCAAGAACTTCTGGGTCACGCCGACCGATCTGGCCCATGCGCGCGAATGGTTCGGCGCGGGCTTTACCCAGGCCCTGCGCACGCCCGACGACACCGTCGTCTTCGTGACGCCTGCCGAGCGCGAGGAAATCCGCAAGGATCAGGCCGATTGCATGGGCTGCCTGTCGCACTGCGGGTTCTCGTCGTGGAAGGACCACGACGACTACACCACCGGGCGTCTGGCCGATCCGCGCAGCTTCTGCATCCAGAAGACCTTGCAGGACATCGCCCATGGTGGCGACATCAACCAGAACCTGATGTTTGCGGGCCACGCGGCCTATCGCTTCAAACAGGATCCGTTCTATTCCAACAACTTCACGCCCACTGTGAAGCAATTGGTCGATCGTATCCTGACCGGCGACTGA